The Sebastes fasciatus isolate fSebFas1 chromosome 13, fSebFas1.pri, whole genome shotgun sequence genome includes a region encoding these proteins:
- the LOC141780316 gene encoding GTPase IMAP family member 7 — MSSSENAESHKACEASPPTSEAKPLRIVLLGRTGTGRSSSGNTILGRSAFWVNVSPCSVTTQCTRQTGTVDGRSISVIDTPGFLHTHLSPEEVMAEVGRCVVLSSPGPHAFLVTLQPGRFTQEERDALEWIKASFGPEATRYTLVLFTWGDQLHGKRIEDFLGESDELSEFVSSCHGGYHVFDNSEQDKTTECESQQVVQLLEKIDKTVANNGGGCYSNDMFKKAERVIREAQVRILEERGHEVESPQKAAEEEQRPERGEEEERRRRREEEEERKRAERLFWSELVTAVGKGAAEGAGIMGKDEGKGKVVKKVKVVERAAALAASPFSITSAAKAVGGAVREGGKVLYKHRKTFLKTPR, encoded by the exons ATGTCGTCATCTGAAAATGCTGAGTCACATAAAG CCTGTGAAGCATCGCCCCCTACATCAGAGGCTAAACCCCTGAGGATCGTCCTGTTGGGGAGGACAGGAACCGGCAGAAGCTCCTCAGGCAACACCATCCTGGGCAGGTCCGCCTTCTGGGTCAACGTCTCCCCCTGTTCCGTCACCACGCAGTGCACGAGACAGACCGGGACAGTAGACGGGCGGAGCATCTCTGTGATTGACACTCCGGGGTTCTTGCACACTCACCTGTCCCCCGAGGAGGTCATGGCAGAGGTGGGACGGTGCGTTGTCCTGTCCTCCCCGGGACCCCACGCCTTCTTGGTGACCCTGCAGCCCGGCAGGTTCACCCAGGAGGAGAGGGACGCCTTGGAGTGGATCAAGGCTTCGTTTGGACCTGAAGCCACCAGGTACACCCTGGTGTTGTTCACCTGGGGAGACCAGCTGCACGGCAAACGCATCGAGGACTTCCTGGGAGAGAGCGATGAGCTGTCGGAATTTGTCAGCAGCTGCCATGGAGGCTATCACGTCTTTGATAACAGTGAACAGGACAAGACAACGGAGTGCGAGTCACAACAGGTCGTACAGCTCCTGGAGAAGATAGACAAGACGGTGGCGAACAACGGAGGCGGTTGCTATAGCAACGACATGTTCAAGAAGGCCGAGAGGGTCATCAGGGAGGCGCAAGTGAGGATTCTGGAAGAAAGAGGACACGAGGTGGAGTCCCCACAGAAGGCGgctgaagaggagcagagaccagagaggggggaagaggaggagaggaggaggaggagggaggaagaggaggagaggaaaagggcGGAGAGGCTGTTCTGGTCCGAGCTGGTGACCGCGGTGGGGAAAGGTGCCGCGGAGGGGGCAGGGATCATGGGGAAAGACGAAGGGAAAGGGAAGGTCGTGAAGAAGGTGAAGGTGGTGGAGAGGGCGGCAGCTCTGGCAGCGTCGCCGTTCTCCATCACCTCAGCTGCTAAAGCAGTGGGAGGAGCAGTGAGAGAAGGAGGCAAGGTGTTATATAAACACAGAAAGACGTTCCTGAAAACTCCTCGTTGA
- the kdelr3 gene encoding ER lumen protein-retaining receptor 3: MNVFRLAGDVSHLVAIIILLLKIWRSRSCAGISGKSQVLFALVFTTRYLDLFTIFISPYNTVMKVVFLALSYATVYLIYMRFRNTYDADNDTFRVEFLLVPVVGLSFLENYAFTPLEILWTFSIFLEAVAIMPQLFMITKTGEAESITTHYLFFLGLYRALYIANWVWRYHTEGFFDQIAVVSGVVQTIFYCDFFYLYVTRVLRGRGKMSLPMPI; the protein is encoded by the exons ATGAATGTCTTTCGTCTGGCGGGTGACGTGTCACATCTGGTGGCTATCATTATCCTGCTTCTGAAGATATGGAGGTCCAGGTCCTGTGCTG GCATCTCTGGGAAGTCTCAGGTGCTGTTTGCACTTGTCTTCACCACCAGGTACCTTGACCTGTTCACCATTTTCATCTCTCCTTACAACACGGTCATGAAG GTGGTGTTCCTGGCTCTGTCCTATGCTACAGTATACCTGATCTACATGCGCTTCAGGAACACGTACGATGCTGACAACGACACGTTCCGTGTGGAGTTCCTGTTGGTGCCAGTCGTCGGGCTGTCTTTCCTGGAAAACTATGCTTTCACCCCACTGGAG ATCCTGTGGACTTTCTCCATCTTCCTGGAGGCGGTGGCCATAATGCCGCAGCTTTTCATGATCACCAAGACCGGCGAGGCGGAGTCCATCACCACCCACTACCTGTTCTTCCTCGGCCTCTACCGAGCCCTCTACATAGCCAACTGGGTGTGGCGTTACCACACCGAGGGCTTCTTCGACCAGATCGCCGTGGTGTCCGGCGTCGTGCAGACCATCTTCTACTGCGATTTCTTCTACCTTTACGTCACAAGGG TGCTTCGAGGAAGAGGAAAGATGAGCCTGCCGATGCCCATTTAA